The Calonectris borealis chromosome 13, bCalBor7.hap1.2, whole genome shotgun sequence genome contains a region encoding:
- the LOC142087581 gene encoding putative P2Y purinoceptor 10, which produces MTPPPYTTTNVSSSPVMTQSNQTCLSHNITFKNSLYAATYTIIFIPGLLANSAALWVLCRFISKKNKAVIFMINLAVADLAHVLSLPLRIYYYINSTWPFGRFLCLLCFYLKYLNMYASICFLTCISIQRYFFLYQPFKAKDWKRRYDVAISAVVWLFVGVVCLSFPIMRSYGLAKNTNTCFADLQVRQIDSKVATVLMTGTAELFGFVGPLIIILFCTWKTKDSLRGFQIPLQNSSERRKALRMVSMCAIVFCVCFAPYHINFFFYMLVKENVITDCFLSTITLYAQPFCLSLASLDCCLDPILYFFMTSEFQDQISRHSSMVIRSRLMSKESASSIKE; this is translated from the coding sequence ATGACCCCCCCACCCTATACGACAACAAATGTTTCCAGCAGCCCAGTCATGACGCAGAGCAACCAGACCTGCCTCAGTCACAATATAACATTCAAAAACAGCCTGTATGCAGCCACTTACACCATCATATTCATCCCTGGCCTCCTGGCCAACAGCGCTGCCTTATGGGTCTTGTGCCGCTTCATCAGCAAAAAGAACAAAGCCGTCATCTTCATGATCAACCTGGCCGTGGCCGACCTGGCTCACGTCCTCTCGCTGCCACTGCGAATATACTATTATATTAACTCCACGTGGCCTTTTGGGAGATTCCTTTGCTTACTGTGTTTCTACCTGAAGTACCTCAACATGTACGCCAGCATTTGTTTCCTCACCTGCATCAGCATTCAGAGGTATTTCTTCCTGTACCAGCCGTTCAAAGCCAAGGACTGGAAGCGGCGGTACGACGTAGCCATCAGCGCTGTGGTGTGGCTCTTCGTTGGGGTGGTGTGCTTGTCGTTCCCCATCATGCGCAGCTACGGTCTGGCCAAAAACACGAATACCTGCTTTGCGGACCTTCAAGTCCGGCAGATCGACAGCAAGGTGGCCACCGTGCTGATGACAGGCACGGCAGAGCTCTTTGGGTTTGTCGGCCCTCTCATCATTATTTTGTTCTGTACTTGGAAGACAAAAGACTCTCTTCGGGGCTTCCAGATACCGCTGCAAAACAGCAGTGAGAGGCGGAAGGCTTTAAGGATGGTTTCCATGTGTGCCATTGTGTTCTGCGTGTGTTTTGCACCATACCACATCAACTTCTTTTTCTACATGTTggtgaaagaaaatgtcattacAGACTGCTTCCTGAGTACCATCACGCTCTACGCCCAACCCTTTTGCTTAAGTCTTGCGAGTCTGGACTGCTGTTTGGATCCGATCCTGTATTTCTTTATGACTTCAGAGTTTCAGGACCAGATATCAAGGCACAGCAGCATGGTCATCAGGAGTCGGCTCATGAGCAAAGAGAGTGCCTCATCAATTAAGGAATGA
- the LOC142087579 gene encoding putative P2Y purinoceptor 10: MESNASSGNCTDPQMSFQSTLYATTYTLIFIPGLLANSAALWVLCRFISKKSKAVIFMINLAVADLAHVLSLPLRMYYYINHTWPFGSFLCQLCFYLKYLNMYASICFLTCISIQRYLFLLHPFKAKDWKRRYDAAISAAVWLFVGAACLPLPVVRSPALSNSTNTCFSDLGVKQLSPGASIALVTVAELFGFVIPFGIIACCTWKMWQSLRECPTQLQNTSEKQKALRMVLMCAAVFFICFTPYHINFPFFMMVIENIIQDCAIHRSTLRFHPISLCLASLNCCLDPVLYYFMTSEFQDQLLRHSCAALRARFTRRGSSLSITETGHDIRMKRRNLPRFKFWSLPKFFGRINSMEIPPMPPDELLLESIS; encoded by the coding sequence ATGGAGAGCAACGCGTCCTCGGGGAACTGTACCGATCCCCAGATGTCCTTCCAGTCCACCCTCTACGCAACCACTTACACCCTCATATTCATCCCCGGCCTCCTGGCCAACAGCGCTGCCCTCTGGGTCTTGTGCCGCTTCATCAGCAAGAAGAGCAAAGCCGTCATCTTCATGATCAACCTGGCCGTGGCCGACCTGGCTCACGTCCTCTCGCTGCCCTTACGGATGTATTACTACATAAACCACACCTGGCCATTTGGAAGTTTTCTTTGCCAGCTGTGCTTCTACCTGAAGTACCTCAACATGTACGCCAGCATTTGCTTCCTCACCTGCATCAGCATCCAGCggtacctcttcctcctccatcccttcaAGGCCAAGGACTGGAAGAGGCGGTACGACGCAGCCATCAGCGCTGCCGTCTGGCTCTTCGTCGGGGCGGCGTGCTTACCCCTGCCCGTGGTGAGGAGCCCAGCCTTGTCCAACAGCACAAACACGTGCTTCTCAGACCTGGGGGTGAAGCAGCTGAGCCCGGGAGCCTCCATCGCGCTGGTGACGGTGGCGGAGTTGTTTGGGTTTGTCATCCCCTTCGGCATCATTGCCTGCTGCACTTGGAAGATGTGGCAGTCCCTGCGGGAGTGTCCGACGCAGCTGCAGAACACCAGCGAGAAGCAGAAGGCTTTGCGCATGGTCTTGATGTGCGCGGCCGTCTTCTTCATCTGCTTCACCCCCTACCACATCAACTTCCCCTTCTTCATGATGGTGATAGAGAACATCATCCAGGACTGTGCCATTCACAGGAGCACGCTCCGCTTCCACCCCATCTCCCTCTGCCTGGCGAGCCTCAACTGCTGCCTGGATCCGGTCCTCTACTACTTCATGACCTCCGAGTTCCAGGACCAGCTGCTGCGCCACAGCTGTGCCGCCCTGCGGGCTCGGTTCACGCGCCGCGGGAGCAGCCTCTCCATCACCGAAACCGGCCACGACATTCGTATGAAGAGGAGAAATCTTCCTCGCTTTAAGTTTTGGTCTCTTCCGAAGTTCTTTGGCCGAATAAACAGCATGGAAATCCCACCCATGCCGCCCGACGAGCTTCTGCTGGAGTCCATCTCTTGA